The Chryseobacterium sp. 52 genome includes a region encoding these proteins:
- a CDS encoding DUF2089 family protein, with product MKLPTVCPSCDNTLNVSQMKCPNCKTEVSGDYELPVLLKLNREEQEFVLNFFLSSGSIKEMAKQAGLSYPTMRNKMDDLITKVGQLKTNL from the coding sequence ATGAAACTGCCCACAGTCTGTCCAAGCTGCGACAATACGTTAAACGTAAGCCAGATGAAATGCCCGAACTGCAAAACAGAAGTAAGCGGTGATTACGAGCTTCCCGTTCTCCTTAAGCTGAACCGTGAAGAGCAGGAATTTGTTCTTAATTTTTTCCTTTCCAGCGGAAGCATTAAAGAAATGGCTAAACAGGCCGGGCTTTCCTACCCGACCATGAGAAATAAAATGGATGACCTGATCACTAAAGTCGGACAGCTAAAAACTAATCTGTAA
- a CDS encoding prephenate dehydrogenase produces the protein MKISIIGAGLIGGSMALKLRQKGIADFIYGIDNNQQHISKALELNIIDAGTDLEYGVKNADFIIIAVPVDAARKLLPAVLDLVSDKQTVMDAGSTKAGIVNAVKDHPNRSRFVAFHPMWGTENSGPASAVSDSFSGKAGVICNKEESAPDALQLVEKVAENLDMHLIYMDAEAHDLHTAYISHISHITSYALANTVLEKEREEETIFQLASSGFSSTVRLAKSHPEMWVPIFKQNKENVLDVLNEHITQLRKFKAALEKENYEYLEELITNANRIRGILR, from the coding sequence ATGAAAATAAGTATTATTGGTGCAGGTTTAATAGGTGGTTCAATGGCTTTAAAATTAAGACAGAAAGGCATTGCAGATTTCATCTATGGAATTGATAACAATCAGCAACACATCAGCAAAGCATTAGAACTTAATATTATTGATGCCGGTACAGACCTCGAATATGGCGTTAAAAACGCTGACTTTATTATCATTGCTGTTCCTGTAGATGCAGCCAGAAAGCTGCTGCCTGCTGTCTTAGATCTCGTATCTGACAAACAAACCGTCATGGATGCCGGATCTACAAAAGCAGGAATCGTAAATGCTGTCAAAGACCATCCGAACCGGTCCCGATTTGTCGCTTTCCACCCGATGTGGGGTACAGAAAATAGCGGGCCTGCATCTGCTGTTTCAGACAGTTTTTCAGGAAAGGCAGGAGTCATTTGCAACAAAGAAGAATCTGCACCCGACGCACTTCAATTGGTGGAAAAAGTAGCAGAAAACCTTGATATGCATCTGATCTACATGGATGCCGAAGCGCATGACCTCCATACCGCTTATATCTCACATATTTCACACATTACATCCTATGCTCTGGCCAATACTGTTCTGGAAAAAGAACGTGAAGAAGAGACTATTTTCCAGCTTGCCAGTTCCGGTTTCTCCAGTACGGTACGTCTTGCAAAATCCCATCCCGAAATGTGGGTGCCCATCTTTAAACAAAACAAAGAAAACGTTCTGGATGTTCTGAATGAGCATATCACCCAGCTCAGAAAATTCAAGGCAGCATTAGAAAAGGAAAACTATGAATACCTTGAAGAGCTGATCACCAATGCCAACAGAATCAGAGGTATATTAAGATAA
- a CDS encoding cation:proton antiporter, with the protein MNWGKYRNLIFYIATIAFFSCLMYFFIIEGQTLEIKENIVTKTHTGSTWENFQESFKANLHHPLALLLAQIVTIILVARLLGWICMKIKQPTVIGEMIAGIVLGPSLLGMYFPEFSASLFPKESLGNLQFLSQIGLILFMYIVGMELDLSVLRKKAHDAVVISHASIIIPFALGIGLSYFVYREFAPEGIQFTSFALFIAISMSITAFPVLARIVQERNLQKTKLGTIVITCAAADDITAWCILAAVIAIVKAGSFTSSIYVIIMAIAYVFLMIKLVRPFLKRIGDLQAGKNTISKPMVAIFFLTLILSAYVTEVIGIHALFGAFMAGAIMPENAKFRTLFIDKVEDIALVLLLPLFFVFTGLRTQIGLLNDSHLWLTAGFIILTAVVGKFAGSALTARFVGINWKESLTIGALMNTRGLMELIVLNIGYDLGVLSPEIFAMLVIMALFTTFMTGPALDFINFIFKSKKDSQEENHSDNDSKYRVLLSFDKPESGSTLLKLAHDFTHKMNGNKSITAMNIAPVDEMHAYDINEYEDAQFKNVIETSHELKLEVTTLFKASTDIESDLTGISNKGNYDLLLIMLGKSMYEGSLLGRLLGFTTKIINPEKLLNTVKGKGNIFNNSPFDDFTLQILDKTHIPVGVMVEKDFKSADKVFIPIFNLSDFYLLEYAKRLINNNNSQIIILDAAGQIRNNVEVKELIRSIEQVAPNHITLYNEKKIEKEFLNSQDLMLVSSKSWKSLIDTKSLWLSDIPSTLIISNP; encoded by the coding sequence ATGAACTGGGGGAAATACAGAAATTTAATTTTTTACATAGCAACTATTGCCTTTTTTTCCTGTCTGATGTACTTTTTCATTATAGAAGGACAGACGCTGGAAATCAAGGAAAACATAGTCACAAAAACCCATACCGGCTCTACCTGGGAAAATTTCCAGGAGTCTTTCAAAGCCAATCTCCATCATCCTTTGGCACTGCTTCTTGCACAGATCGTCACCATTATTCTTGTTGCAAGATTGTTGGGATGGATTTGCATGAAAATTAAACAGCCCACTGTGATTGGTGAAATGATTGCAGGGATCGTTTTGGGACCATCATTACTGGGGATGTACTTTCCTGAGTTTTCCGCCTCTCTTTTCCCGAAAGAATCTTTGGGTAACTTGCAGTTTCTGAGTCAGATAGGTCTGATTCTGTTTATGTATATCGTAGGGATGGAACTGGATCTTAGCGTTTTAAGAAAAAAAGCCCATGATGCAGTCGTCATCAGCCACGCCAGTATTATTATTCCTTTTGCACTGGGTATCGGGCTTTCCTATTTCGTGTACCGGGAATTTGCACCGGAAGGTATTCAGTTTACATCATTTGCCTTATTCATTGCCATTTCAATGAGTATCACGGCATTTCCCGTACTGGCCAGAATTGTTCAGGAAAGAAATCTTCAGAAAACAAAACTGGGAACCATTGTTATTACCTGTGCGGCGGCAGACGATATTACGGCATGGTGTATCCTTGCAGCAGTTATTGCCATTGTAAAAGCAGGTTCTTTCACCAGTTCCATCTATGTGATCATCATGGCCATAGCTTATGTATTTTTAATGATCAAACTTGTAAGACCGTTTCTGAAAAGAATCGGAGATCTTCAGGCAGGTAAAAACACCATCAGCAAACCAATGGTCGCTATTTTCTTTCTGACATTGATTCTTTCTGCCTATGTTACTGAAGTGATTGGTATTCATGCCTTATTCGGAGCATTTATGGCCGGGGCTATTATGCCGGAAAATGCCAAATTCCGTACGCTATTCATTGATAAAGTAGAGGATATTGCTTTGGTACTTCTTCTTCCACTGTTCTTTGTGTTTACTGGTCTCCGTACACAGATAGGACTGCTGAATGACAGCCATCTCTGGTTAACAGCAGGGTTTATCATCCTGACAGCTGTTGTAGGAAAATTTGCAGGAAGCGCACTCACGGCCAGATTCGTGGGAATCAACTGGAAAGAAAGTTTAACAATCGGTGCTTTGATGAATACCAGGGGATTAATGGAACTTATTGTCCTGAACATCGGATATGACCTGGGAGTATTGAGCCCTGAAATATTTGCGATGCTTGTAATTATGGCTTTGTTTACCACCTTTATGACAGGGCCTGCATTAGACTTTATTAATTTTATTTTTAAATCTAAAAAAGACAGTCAGGAAGAAAATCACAGCGATAATGACTCCAAATACCGCGTATTGCTGTCCTTCGATAAACCGGAATCCGGAAGCACCCTGCTGAAACTGGCTCATGATTTCACCCATAAAATGAACGGTAACAAAAGCATCACGGCTATGAATATTGCTCCCGTAGACGAGATGCATGCGTATGACATCAACGAATATGAAGATGCTCAGTTTAAAAATGTTATCGAAACCTCACACGAGCTGAAACTGGAAGTCACTACTTTATTCAAAGCGTCTACAGATATTGAAAGCGATCTTACCGGAATTTCAAATAAGGGAAATTATGACCTTCTTCTGATCATGCTGGGCAAATCGATGTATGAAGGAAGTTTGCTGGGAAGGCTTTTAGGCTTTACCACAAAGATTATTAACCCTGAAAAGCTTCTGAATACGGTAAAAGGCAAGGGAAATATTTTCAACAATTCTCCTTTTGACGATTTTACGCTTCAAATATTAGACAAAACCCATATTCCGGTTGGAGTTATGGTAGAAAAAGATTTCAAATCGGCTGATAAAGTTTTTATCCCGATCTTCAACCTCAGTGATTTTTATCTGCTGGAATATGCCAAAAGGCTGATCAATAATAACAATTCCCAGATCATTATTCTGGATGCTGCCGGACAAATCCGAAACAACGTAGAAGTTAAGGAGCTGATCAGAAGTATTGAGCAGGTAGCGCCTAATCATATCACTTTATATAACGAGAAAAAGATCGAGAAAGAATTTCTGAATTCACAGGATCTGATGCTGGTGAGCAGCAAAAGCTGGAAAAGCCTGATTGACACTAAGAGTTTGTGGCTGTCTGATATACCTTCGACATTAATTATTTCCAATCCATAA
- a CDS encoding LytR/AlgR family response regulator transcription factor, protein MIKCVILDDELLAISYLKLLCEQIDNVEVVKAFNDPKVFLSEIDRIDCNLCILDIEMPGMTGLQVAELISGSKKIIFTTAYKEYAAEAFDLNVVDYVRKPIKKERLIQAFEKAKTLLDVPHKKELIEWNTNIGRTVIFTEQIAYIKTSEIDSRDKDIILNDGTTIVLKNLSFKSLLEMLPPKDFAQVNKKEIIALSSIKVFSTNEIITTLHTEGDHFLKLQIGDTYKHSLMELFGK, encoded by the coding sequence ATGATAAAATGCGTTATTCTCGATGATGAATTACTGGCCATCAGCTATTTAAAACTTCTATGCGAACAGATCGATAATGTAGAAGTGGTAAAGGCATTCAACGATCCCAAAGTTTTCCTGAGCGAAATAGACCGTATTGATTGCAACCTATGCATTCTGGATATTGAAATGCCTGGAATGACCGGGCTTCAGGTAGCAGAACTGATATCAGGCTCCAAAAAAATCATCTTTACCACTGCATACAAAGAATATGCAGCAGAAGCTTTTGACCTGAATGTGGTAGATTACGTAAGAAAACCTATTAAAAAAGAAAGACTGATCCAGGCTTTTGAAAAGGCAAAAACACTCCTGGACGTTCCTCATAAAAAAGAGCTGATTGAATGGAACACCAATATCGGCAGAACCGTGATTTTCACAGAACAGATCGCTTATATCAAAACATCAGAGATCGACAGCCGCGATAAAGATATTATCCTGAACGACGGAACGACAATTGTTCTCAAAAACCTCAGCTTTAAAAGCCTTCTTGAAATGCTTCCCCCGAAAGATTTTGCACAGGTGAATAAAAAAGAGATCATCGCCCTTTCTTCTATCAAGGTATTTTCGACCAACGAAATTATTACGACTCTTCATACAGAAGGAGACCATTTTCTTAAACTCCAGATCGGAGATACTTACAAACACTCACTTATGGAGCTGTTCGGAAAGTAG
- a CDS encoding histidine kinase produces the protein MDGNYYMIHDYLIFFGVFAIFVLLTVSIYLFSQNSRIKQRNIRLSETNKIIEQKLNEVQLEHIGTKLNPHLFKNILNSVQSHAYQTYMSLDKLANVLDYILYESNAKFVSPKEELNFALSLIEINKIKINPLFDFRIKSRINKSDSVYEEKVFAPLITVDLIENAFKHTDFLAQDSFISIHMELEEGIFTMKVSNKASLKNVLEKENSGFGSQSLDQRLKMIYSSHYQLEKSSKNGIFTAELKINLGEFYDKMRYSR, from the coding sequence ATGGATGGCAATTACTACATGATCCACGATTATCTGATATTCTTTGGAGTTTTTGCTATTTTCGTTCTGCTTACCGTCAGTATTTATCTGTTCAGCCAGAACAGCAGAATCAAGCAGAGAAATATCCGCCTGTCCGAGACCAATAAAATCATCGAACAGAAGCTGAATGAAGTACAGCTGGAACATATCGGTACGAAACTGAACCCCCATCTGTTTAAGAATATTCTGAATTCTGTACAGTCCCATGCCTACCAGACCTATATGTCTCTGGATAAGCTTGCGAATGTTCTGGATTATATTTTATACGAAAGCAACGCCAAATTTGTAAGCCCAAAAGAAGAGCTCAATTTTGCATTAAGCCTCATCGAGATCAATAAAATAAAGATCAATCCTCTTTTTGATTTCAGAATCAAGTCAAGGATCAATAAATCTGATTCGGTGTATGAAGAAAAAGTCTTTGCCCCGTTAATTACTGTTGACCTTATTGAAAACGCTTTTAAACACACCGATTTTCTGGCCCAGGATTCTTTTATTTCAATCCATATGGAGCTTGAAGAGGGAATCTTCACCATGAAAGTCAGTAATAAAGCTTCCTTAAAGAATGTTCTTGAAAAGGAAAACAGCGGTTTCGGAAGCCAATCTCTCGATCAGAGACTTAAAATGATCTACAGCAGCCATTATCAGCTGGAGAAAAGCTCAAAAAATGGCATCTTTACGGCAGAATTAAAAATAAATTTAGGAGAATTCTATGATAAAATGCGTTATTCTCGATGA
- a CDS encoding alanine dehydrogenase — MSTTNIFTPFTEEELMPKEEKLEVIKKGKQFSIGIPKETCLNERRTCITPDAVQVLVEHGHELIIEAGAGEGSFFTDLQYSESGAKITTDPKEAFGQDLILKINPPTEDEIDYMKPNTYLVSALQINLRDKAYFLKLAERKINAIAFEFIVDEYKQLALVRLVGEIAGTVSVLYASELLALSNGLMLGGITGVRPAEVVILGAGIVGEFATKAAIGLGASVRVFDNSLSKLRRLHTLVDSRVPTSIIDPKELSKALRRADVVIGALPRLNMTPIVTEEMVAKMKKGSVIIDITIDNGKVIETSELTTMEDPYIIKHGVIHCGLPNLTSRMPRTTTKAISNFFLSYILNYDEEGGFENMLIRKNEMKQSLYMYKGRHTKKVICDRFGLTYHDINLLIF, encoded by the coding sequence ATGAGTACTACAAATATTTTTACTCCTTTTACTGAAGAAGAATTAATGCCGAAGGAAGAAAAGTTGGAGGTTATAAAGAAAGGAAAACAGTTCAGTATTGGAATTCCTAAAGAAACCTGTCTTAATGAAAGGAGAACATGCATTACTCCGGACGCAGTACAGGTACTGGTAGAACACGGCCATGAGCTTATTATAGAAGCTGGTGCCGGAGAAGGTTCTTTTTTTACAGATTTACAGTATTCTGAATCTGGAGCAAAGATTACCACAGATCCTAAAGAAGCTTTCGGGCAGGATCTTATTTTAAAGATCAATCCTCCTACAGAAGATGAGATTGATTATATGAAACCTAATACTTATCTGGTTTCAGCGCTTCAGATCAACCTGAGAGATAAAGCCTATTTCTTGAAGCTGGCCGAGAGAAAAATCAATGCCATCGCTTTTGAATTCATCGTTGACGAATATAAACAGCTTGCTCTGGTAAGACTGGTTGGCGAAATTGCAGGAACAGTCTCTGTTTTATATGCATCAGAACTTCTTGCTTTATCAAACGGCTTAATGCTGGGAGGCATTACAGGAGTAAGACCTGCAGAAGTAGTTATTTTAGGAGCAGGAATCGTAGGCGAATTTGCGACCAAAGCAGCCATAGGACTGGGAGCAAGCGTAAGGGTTTTCGATAATTCTTTATCTAAATTAAGAAGACTTCACACCCTTGTTGACAGCCGTGTACCAACTTCTATTATTGATCCGAAAGAATTAAGCAAAGCATTAAGACGTGCAGATGTTGTGATCGGAGCTCTTCCGAGATTAAATATGACACCGATTGTGACCGAAGAAATGGTGGCAAAAATGAAAAAAGGAAGTGTCATCATAGATATTACCATCGATAATGGAAAAGTTATTGAAACTTCTGAGCTAACGACGATGGAAGATCCTTACATTATCAAACATGGTGTTATCCACTGCGGACTTCCGAATCTTACCTCAAGAATGCCGAGAACGACAACAAAAGCAATCTCCAATTTCTTTCTTTCCTATATTCTGAATTACGATGAAGAAGGCGGTTTTGAAAATATGCTGATCCGCAAAAATGAAATGAAGCAGAGTCTATACATGTACAAAGGAAGACATACCAAAAAAGTGATTTGCGACCGTTTCGGACTGACTTACCATGATATCAATCTTTTAATTTTCTAA
- the tsaE gene encoding tRNA (adenosine(37)-N6)-threonylcarbamoyltransferase complex ATPase subunit type 1 TsaE: MNYIIHTIEDWQEIVDTIIPDLQHNILLLKGNLGAGKTTFTQFLLKNLGSQDEVNSPTYSIVNEYNTPKGKIYHFDLYRLKNIEEVYDIGIEEYLDNAFLCIIEWPEVYEEELYGLKYHTMSIVNTGDKREISFE; encoded by the coding sequence ATGAATTATATAATCCATACAATTGAAGACTGGCAGGAAATTGTCGATACGATCATTCCAGACTTACAGCATAACATCCTTCTTTTAAAAGGAAACCTTGGCGCAGGCAAAACGACGTTCACTCAGTTTCTGCTTAAAAATCTGGGAAGTCAGGATGAAGTGAACTCCCCCACCTACTCTATTGTCAACGAATACAATACCCCAAAAGGAAAGATCTACCACTTTGATCTTTACCGTTTAAAAAACATAGAAGAAGTCTATGATATCGGCATCGAGGAATACCTGGACAATGCTTTTTTATGCATCATAGAATGGCCTGAAGTGTATGAAGAAGAACTCTACGGTCTTAAGTACCACACAATGAGTATCGTGAATACGGGAGATAAAAGAGAAATCTCTTTCGAGTAA
- a CDS encoding transglycosylase domain-containing protein, whose amino-acid sequence MKFLKRITVVLVSAFALLILYIEFGGKYVLDIKDRQLITWTMRSTQKLPENFTGFYGTVYPKYLSTNSWDQIINSVFNSNTSIKNCPCSQTSYFLYPRKTFKSQLIIKYHIISRYIELHYSQKDCLNFNFSTFDFLENRKGISDISQSLFNKNTKDLSPIEMAEILALYENPLKNSRNKNPERAKKRTAYFYNLYSKNLTK is encoded by the coding sequence ATGAAATTTTTAAAAAGAATTACAGTAGTATTAGTCTCTGCTTTTGCCCTGCTTATTCTATACATAGAATTTGGAGGAAAATATGTTTTAGATATAAAAGACCGCCAACTCATCACATGGACGATGAGAAGTACCCAAAAACTTCCAGAAAATTTTACAGGTTTTTATGGTACTGTATATCCAAAATATTTATCTACAAATTCATGGGATCAAATAATAAATAGTGTATTCAACTCAAATACTTCAATAAAAAATTGTCCATGCAGTCAAACATCCTATTTTCTTTATCCTCGTAAAACATTTAAATCACAGCTAATAATAAAATATCATATAATTTCAAGATACATCGAGCTTCATTATAGCCAAAAAGATTGTCTTAATTTTAATTTTAGTACGTTTGATTTTTTAGAAAATAGAAAAGGAATCTCCGACATTTCTCAATCTTTATTTAATAAAAACACTAAAGATTTAAGCCCTATTGAAATGGCAGAAATATTGGCTCTTTATGAAAATCCTTTAAAAAATAGTCGAAATAAAAATCCTGAGCGTGCAAAAAAACGAACAGCATATTTTTACAATTTATACTCAAAAAATTTGACAAAATAA
- a CDS encoding T9SS type A sorting domain-containing protein, with protein MITNQLFKLIKRTKLSMIGALAVSGWATVNAQVVSFYSFSQNQGTYTSLSSPVNIATATASSGSGVLDDNVYELNNAIPFSFPFNGNTFNSVKVYANGFISFGSANSSSTDPIGSGVSYSGVISPLSADLESLFNINGLTGSIDYSVLGTFPNREFVVQWSHFRPYGSAPATNTSHHDWNFQARLHENGSIQYVYQMTSLGTPSATNAKVGLRGSTNSDYNNRTASGNASSNWNNTVAGTNSSAGIASNYSFLPAQGLTFNWTAPTACTTPSAQPSGMSLTNSGIIINGTFTASSPAADKYLILRTLNGATPNTPTNGTVYATGENTSLNSYVAYYGSNTTFENNYNHGIRGNNHYTYTIYAVNSNCTNGPLYNTQSPLSGSVTNCPISVNGIAASNATTNSFDVTWPTTENGTALPLNTIIEVASDNNFASMVAGSPFTLGASTLSQHIAGLQPNTQYFIRGKSVSTQCQSSYSSTVSIYTTCTPVSSFYENFDAVSGTSNLPNCWGKILTSNNGSTPTISLTTTDANSSPNNISFYGNGATATETATKIILVSPELTNISSGTHRLRFKARRTSADIKLQVVALTGNTASANIEIIETVPLTTTYQEYVVYINNYSGNADRLGIRRIDGSTWSYMYVDDVIWEPAPTCPELASVTLNAETYNGANVSWTNVNNLQPGLGYEYFVSSSSTPPAETNTFVSLAPTANSADISGLSNGTYYFWIRRVCSPGEKSPWKSVLFKTVPTTPAPWKEEFSTTTFPPGWTNGTSPQQFTLGTERGATGNGVSATNIYKNLYGSSSTGTFSTINVGPLNASNYELSFYYKQSNYNGGFAPLADWGNFEVQISTDFGATWTTIGTVNNEAGTGNYIKKTYSLAAYQNQFVKVRINANRTAGDFDLSFDNFEIKGGSLSTLETVKDKIRIYPNPAVSFVKIDSKDRVKSFELFTASGQLVKKGGQVQEVSLENLNSGLYILTVTLDNGQTVINKIIKQ; from the coding sequence ATGATTACAAATCAACTCTTTAAACTGATCAAGCGGACCAAGCTAAGCATGATCGGAGCTCTTGCTGTGTCCGGCTGGGCCACAGTGAATGCCCAGGTCGTCTCCTTTTATTCTTTCTCACAGAATCAGGGAACTTATACGTCTTTATCCAGTCCTGTCAATATTGCAACGGCTACAGCATCTTCTGGCTCCGGTGTGCTGGATGACAATGTGTATGAATTGAATAACGCTATTCCTTTTTCTTTTCCTTTTAACGGAAATACATTTAACTCAGTAAAGGTATATGCCAACGGATTCATTAGTTTTGGAAGTGCCAATTCAAGTTCTACTGACCCGATAGGTTCTGGAGTTTCATATTCCGGAGTTATTTCTCCTCTGTCTGCTGACCTTGAATCTCTTTTTAATATTAACGGATTAACCGGATCTATTGACTATTCTGTTCTTGGAACATTTCCTAACCGTGAATTTGTTGTTCAGTGGAGCCATTTCAGGCCTTATGGATCGGCCCCTGCGACAAACACTTCCCACCATGACTGGAATTTCCAGGCACGACTGCACGAAAACGGCAGCATACAATATGTTTATCAAATGACTTCCCTGGGAACGCCAAGCGCAACGAATGCCAAAGTAGGCCTCAGAGGAAGTACAAATAGTGATTATAATAACAGAACAGCCTCCGGAAATGCTTCCAGCAACTGGAATAATACGGTAGCAGGAACTAATTCTTCTGCAGGAATTGCGAGCAACTACAGCTTTCTTCCGGCACAGGGTTTAACTTTTAACTGGACTGCTCCTACTGCATGTACAACACCGAGCGCCCAGCCATCCGGTATGAGTTTAACCAATTCCGGAATTATTATTAACGGTACATTTACGGCAAGCTCTCCTGCTGCAGATAAATATCTTATCCTGAGAACTCTAAACGGGGCAACTCCTAATACACCAACCAACGGAACCGTATACGCTACCGGAGAAAATACGTCTCTGAATTCTTATGTCGCTTATTACGGATCTAATACGACTTTTGAAAACAACTATAACCATGGCATCCGTGGAAACAATCACTATACCTACACGATTTATGCGGTGAATTCGAACTGTACGAACGGACCTTTGTATAATACGCAGAGTCCATTAAGCGGTTCTGTTACCAACTGTCCTATTTCTGTCAACGGTATTGCTGCTTCCAACGCAACCACTAACTCATTTGACGTGACATGGCCGACTACTGAAAACGGAACTGCACTGCCGCTTAATACCATTATCGAAGTGGCTTCAGACAATAATTTTGCATCTATGGTAGCAGGATCTCCATTTACTCTGGGAGCTTCCACTCTGTCTCAGCATATTGCAGGACTACAGCCCAACACACAGTATTTTATCCGCGGTAAAAGTGTAAGTACACAATGCCAAAGTTCATATTCCAGTACTGTAAGTATCTATACAACATGTACACCTGTTTCTTCATTCTACGAAAATTTTGATGCAGTTTCAGGAACATCCAACCTCCCTAACTGCTGGGGAAAAATTCTGACTTCTAATAACGGTTCAACACCGACTATTAGTTTAACAACTACGGATGCCAATTCGTCACCCAATAACATCAGTTTTTACGGTAACGGAGCTACAGCAACCGAGACAGCAACAAAGATTATTCTGGTAAGCCCTGAATTAACTAATATCAGCAGCGGAACACACAGACTGAGATTCAAAGCCAGAAGAACTTCTGCGGATATCAAATTACAGGTCGTTGCTTTAACCGGGAATACGGCTTCTGCCAATATTGAAATTATCGAAACAGTCCCCTTAACAACCACTTACCAGGAATATGTAGTGTATATCAACAATTATTCAGGGAACGCCGATCGTTTGGGAATAAGAAGAATAGATGGCAGCACGTGGTCTTATATGTATGTGGATGATGTCATCTGGGAACCGGCTCCGACTTGTCCTGAACTAGCTTCAGTAACATTAAATGCAGAAACGTACAATGGTGCCAATGTTTCATGGACCAACGTTAACAACCTGCAACCCGGCCTGGGCTATGAATATTTTGTATCTTCTTCCAGTACTCCACCTGCAGAGACAAATACATTTGTTTCATTGGCACCGACAGCGAATTCCGCAGATATTTCAGGGCTTTCAAACGGCACTTATTATTTCTGGATCAGAAGAGTTTGCTCACCTGGTGAAAAAAGCCCGTGGAAATCTGTTCTATTCAAAACAGTTCCTACAACACCGGCTCCATGGAAAGAAGAATTTTCAACAACAACTTTCCCACCGGGCTGGACGAACGGAACAAGTCCGCAACAATTTACGCTGGGAACAGAAAGAGGGGCCACCGGAAACGGAGTTTCAGCAACCAATATATATAAAAATCTATATGGAAGTTCATCAACAGGAACATTCAGCACAATCAACGTAGGCCCATTGAATGCTTCTAATTATGAATTAAGTTTCTATTACAAGCAGAGTAATTATAATGGTGGTTTCGCTCCATTAGCTGACTGGGGAAATTTTGAAGTACAGATTTCCACAGATTTCGGAGCTACCTGGACAACAATAGGAACGGTAAATAATGAAGCCGGAACAGGAAATTATATTAAAAAAACATATTCTCTCGCCGCTTATCAAAACCAGTTTGTAAAAGTTAGAATTAATGCCAACAGGACGGCGGGAGATTTTGATCTTTCTTTTGACAATTTTGAAATTAAAGGAGGCTCTCTGTCAACCCTTGAAACGGTAAAAGATAAAATAAGAATCTATCCGAATCCTGCAGTATCATTTGTAAAGATTGATTCTAAGGACAGGGTAAAATCTTTTGAACTGTTTACTGCTTCCGGGCAGCTTGTGAAGAAAGGAGGGCAGGTACAGGAAGTATCGCTCGAAAATTTAAATTCGGGACTTTATATCCTTACGGTAACGCTGGACAATGGTCAGACTGTTATCAATAAGATCATTAAACAGTAG